From Hyphomicrobiales bacterium 4NK60-0047b, the proteins below share one genomic window:
- the rpsQ gene encoding 30S ribosomal protein S17, whose protein sequence is MPKRILQGEVVSDKTDKTVVVKVERRFTHPLYKKVVRRSKKYHAHDETNQYKTGDMVRIEECVPISKNKRWTVINAE, encoded by the coding sequence ATGCCAAAACGAATATTGCAAGGTGAAGTGGTCAGCGACAAAACTGATAAAACAGTTGTTGTTAAGGTTGAACGCCGGTTTACTCACCCTCTTTATAAAAAGGTTGTGCGTCGCTCTAAGAAGTATCACGCACATGATGAAACTAATCAGTATAAAACTGGAGATATGGTTCGTATTGAAGAATGTGTTCCAATTTCTAAAAATAAGCGTTGGACTGTTATTAACGCTGAGTAA
- the rpmC gene encoding 50S ribosomal protein L29: MLGFEGFLAMKASDLRDKTPDQLDDELVKLKKEQFNLRFQAATGQMENTARVRHVRREIARIKTVLREKQAASA; encoded by the coding sequence ATGTTAGGATTTGAAGGGTTTTTAGCCATGAAGGCGAGTGATCTTAGAGATAAAACACCAGACCAACTTGATGATGAGCTGGTGAAGTTAAAAAAAGAGCAATTCAATCTGCGCTTCCAGGCTGCGACTGGCCAAATGGAAAACACAGCTCGTGTTCGCCATGTGCGCCGTGAAATTGCAAGAATTAAAACCGTATTACGGGAAAAACAAGCGGCTAGTGCTTAA
- the rplP gene encoding 50S ribosomal protein L16, with protein MLQPKRTKFRKAHKGKIKGVAKGGTALNFGSYGLKALEAERVTARQIEAARRAMTRQMKRAGRVWIRVFPDVPVSKKPTEVRMGKGKGSVEYWAARVAPGRIMFEIDGVDDVTAREALSLAAAKLPIKTRIVKRLGS; from the coding sequence ATGTTGCAACCAAAACGGACAAAATTCCGCAAGGCTCATAAGGGTAAGATTAAAGGCGTAGCTAAAGGTGGCACTGCTTTGAATTTTGGTTCTTATGGTTTGAAGGCTTTGGAAGCTGAGCGTGTGACGGCTCGTCAAATTGAAGCGGCTCGCCGTGCTATGACCCGTCAGATGAAACGTGCTGGCCGGGTATGGATTAGAGTTTTTCCTGATGTGCCTGTTTCTAAGAAGCCTACTGAGGTTCGTATGGGTAAGGGTAAAGGTTCAGTTGAATATTGGGCCGCTCGTGTAGCACCTGGACGTATCATGTTTGAGATTGATGGTGTTGATGATGTCACCGCTCGTGAAGCTCTATCGTTAGCGGCAGCCAAGCTACCAATTAAGACGCGCATTGTTAAGCGTCTAGGTAGCTAA
- the rpsC gene encoding 30S ribosomal protein S3 codes for MGQKINPVGMRLGINRTWDSRWYATKAEYGDLLLEDFKIREHILKYRRQAGISKVVIERPHKKCRVTVHSARPGILIGKKGSDIEKLKGALKKYTDSEVHLNIVEVRKPEIDANLVAEGIAQQLERRVAFRRAMKRSVQSAMRLGAEGIRINCAGRLGGAEIARMEWYREGRVPLHTLRANIDYGTAKGVTAYGIIGIKVWIFKGEIMEHDPMAQERRSIEAQEGGRPRNNGPKPGSKSGPKRQAN; via the coding sequence ATGGGTCAGAAGATTAATCCAGTAGGCATGCGCCTTGGTATCAATAGAACTTGGGATAGCCGCTGGTACGCGACTAAAGCTGAATATGGTGATCTTCTTCTGGAAGATTTTAAAATTCGGGAACATATTTTAAAATATCGTCGTCAAGCTGGTATTTCAAAAGTTGTTATTGAGCGTCCTCATAAAAAATGCCGTGTGACAGTCCATAGTGCACGTCCTGGTATTTTGATTGGTAAAAAAGGTTCTGACATTGAGAAGCTTAAAGGCGCCTTGAAAAAATATACTGACAGCGAAGTTCATTTGAACATTGTTGAAGTTAGAAAGCCTGAAATCGATGCGAACCTCGTTGCTGAAGGCATTGCTCAACAATTAGAGCGCCGTGTTGCTTTTCGCCGCGCTATGAAGCGTTCTGTTCAATCAGCTATGCGTCTTGGTGCTGAAGGCATTCGTATTAACTGTGCTGGCCGTCTTGGCGGTGCTGAGATTGCGCGGATGGAATGGTATCGTGAAGGCCGTGTGCCGCTACATACACTTCGTGCCAATATTGATTACGGTACTGCTAAAGGCGTAACTGCTTACGGTATTATTGGTATTAAGGTTTGGATCTTTAAGGGTGAGATCATGGAACATGATCCGATGGCTCAAGAACGTCGCTCTATTGAAGCGCAAGAAGGTGGTCGTCCTAGAAATAATGGACCGAAACCTGGTTCTAAGTCTGGCCCGAAGCGCCAAGCGAATTAA